A genomic segment from Methanolobus zinderi encodes:
- a CDS encoding BCCT family transporter has product MDGRRNSGLNSYVFSVSAALVLFFVIIGVLFTERLTDAFTSVQDLIVSNFGWFYILSVAFFLIFVIWLYLSPYGNIRLGNSSDRPEYRDTTWFAMLFSAGMGIGLLFYSVAEPIIHLASPREAAPGTVEAAVEAMNITFFHWGLHAWAIYIIVGLALAYFSYRHDMPLTIRSTMYPIFGDRIYGVRGNIVEVLAIFGTLFGVATSLGLGVMQINSGMDYLGLMSVSVNNQILLIAFITLAATTSVMSGLNRGIRILSQMNIMLGLILVVFVFIVGPSVFLLSSYVQSIGYYLQHIVSLTFQTDAFTGIEWQKTWTMFYWGWWISWSPFVGMFIARISKGRTIREFIRGVLLAPVLVTFIWIIVFGNTAIHMEIFGNGGIIQAVQTSIPTALYVLLDGLPGSLLSSALATIVVMTFFVTSSDSGSLVISILSSEGNPKPAKPLRLFWSLLQGAVAAVLLLTGGLVGLQTAALTTALPFCIVLILMCYSIYKGLKAESDGKSISELENRSPEGTSDNKAKQMIGELLGGEADE; this is encoded by the coding sequence TCCTTTTTACAGAAAGACTGACTGATGCATTCACATCCGTACAGGATCTGATAGTGAGCAATTTCGGCTGGTTCTATATCCTTTCTGTTGCCTTTTTCCTGATATTTGTAATCTGGCTCTACCTGAGTCCCTACGGCAATATAAGACTGGGAAACAGCTCTGACAGACCGGAGTACAGGGACACTACCTGGTTTGCAATGCTCTTCAGTGCAGGTATGGGGATAGGTCTGCTTTTTTACAGTGTCGCCGAACCTATAATCCACCTTGCATCTCCAAGGGAAGCTGCACCGGGAACAGTGGAAGCTGCAGTGGAGGCAATGAATATCACATTCTTCCACTGGGGACTGCACGCATGGGCGATCTATATTATAGTGGGCCTTGCCCTGGCTTATTTCTCATACAGACATGACATGCCACTGACCATCAGATCTACAATGTATCCGATATTCGGTGACCGGATATACGGGGTACGCGGTAATATCGTTGAAGTGCTGGCAATCTTCGGTACCTTGTTCGGTGTCGCCACATCACTGGGTCTTGGAGTGATGCAGATAAACTCAGGCATGGATTATCTCGGTCTGATGTCGGTATCCGTGAACAACCAGATACTTCTCATAGCATTCATAACGCTGGCTGCCACAACTTCAGTGATGTCAGGACTGAACCGCGGTATACGCATACTGAGTCAGATGAATATCATGCTGGGCCTCATACTTGTTGTCTTTGTTTTCATAGTAGGTCCCTCGGTATTTCTTTTGAGCTCATATGTACAGAGCATAGGTTACTATCTGCAGCACATCGTTTCCCTGACTTTCCAGACAGATGCCTTTACCGGAATAGAATGGCAGAAGACCTGGACGATGTTCTACTGGGGATGGTGGATATCCTGGTCCCCGTTTGTCGGGATGTTCATTGCCCGGATATCCAAAGGTCGTACTATAAGGGAGTTTATCCGGGGAGTACTGCTTGCCCCTGTTCTGGTCACATTCATATGGATCATTGTTTTCGGAAACACTGCGATACACATGGAAATCTTCGGAAACGGAGGGATTATTCAGGCTGTACAGACCAGCATCCCCACGGCACTCTATGTCCTGCTGGACGGACTGCCGGGCTCTCTGCTGAGTTCTGCTCTTGCCACAATTGTAGTCATGACCTTCTTTGTGACCTCCTCAGATTCGGGTTCCCTTGTGATATCCATACTCTCCTCCGAAGGTAACCCTAAACCCGCAAAACCTCTGAGGCTGTTCTGGTCCCTGCTGCAGGGTGCTGTTGCTGCTGTACTTTTATTGACTGGCGGTCTGGTGGGGCTACAGACAGCTGCACTTACGACAGCCCTGCCATTCTGTATTGTCCTGATACTTATGTGCTACAGTATATATAAGGGGCTTAAAGCAGAATCAGACGGAAAGAGTATCTCAGAACTGGAAAACAGATCACCGGAAGGTACATCTGACAACAAAGCCAAACAGATGATAGGAGAACTTTTAGGGGGTGAAGCAGATGAGTAG
- a CDS encoding YqaA family protein, producing MVDLMLLLTDYGYISLFVTSFLASTILPLGSEGLLVLMVLGNFNVHSVVLVASIANFLGACTSYYIGLKGRTLLISKYMKISDKQLKRAEAYFGKYGAISLFFTWLPGIGDAIAVAGGVLHYSFSQFVIFVFLGKLFRYAAVAYFAIQI from the coding sequence ATGGTAGATTTAATGCTCCTCCTAACAGATTATGGTTACATAAGCCTCTTTGTAACAAGTTTTCTGGCTTCAACAATATTGCCACTTGGCTCCGAAGGCCTTTTAGTGTTGATGGTCCTTGGTAATTTTAATGTCCACAGTGTTGTTCTTGTGGCATCAATAGCAAATTTTCTTGGAGCGTGTACTTCTTATTATATCGGATTAAAGGGGAGAACCTTACTCATAAGCAAATATATGAAAATATCTGATAAACAGCTCAAACGTGCAGAAGCCTATTTCGGGAAATATGGTGCTATCTCTCTTTTTTTTACCTGGCTACCGGGAATAGGTGATGCCATCGCCGTGGCTGGAGGTGTGTTACACTACAGTTTTTCTCAGTTTGTCATTTTTGTTTTTCTGGGAAAATTATTCAGGTACGCAGCAGTCGCTTACTTTGCTATTCAAATTTGA
- a CDS encoding PEGA domain-containing protein, with amino-acid sequence MLIINFLKTTFQLNAVRSLFLLLFVLLLMSSPAYAGTPIVDTKVDFTPGLYPGESATLAVQVSEIGGSDWVKDVTVSVQISPASGTVVESSSQGTSRIDKSSSKSFYFPVELSKSAASGTRTIYVTVKYYEMDLLNINTFGPYYIQDEQYFTVKNPYGKIDVTTTPSDVDIYLDGKYTGKSPMTISSIMKGQHNILLKKDGYNDISTSVNVVAGSISSVSKKLTQKTGSVSISTNPEGASVNIDGKYAGTSPMKVDSLKPGSHTISLSMNEYRDISDSFYITAGASTTYSKKMVRENGNIEIDSTPTGASVYLAGTYKGVTPLLLKGISPEKYNVRLTKEGYKDIDRSVTVNDGETTSVSISMDSLSFTEKVSATVSGSSAASSSVTSSNSLEIRILLPGTIIVGFLLLIVMSSRRKKTRNTKQKEQNLTPDTAKSPVIQNIHYGDRIETHIQDSVVQRSNIGSKIISCPFCESTMPGDGNFCMACGKRIRYIPK; translated from the coding sequence ATGTTAATAATCAATTTTTTAAAAACAACATTTCAATTAAACGCAGTGAGAAGTTTATTCTTATTACTGTTTGTTCTTTTGTTAATGTCATCACCGGCATATGCAGGAACACCCATAGTTGACACTAAAGTGGATTTCACTCCCGGGCTTTATCCTGGAGAATCTGCAACTTTAGCCGTTCAGGTTTCAGAGATTGGAGGTAGCGACTGGGTGAAGGATGTCACTGTATCGGTCCAGATATCACCAGCCAGCGGAACTGTAGTAGAATCATCATCTCAAGGGACATCAAGAATTGATAAAAGCTCAAGTAAGTCGTTCTATTTCCCTGTCGAATTAAGTAAAAGTGCGGCATCAGGAACCCGTACTATTTATGTCACGGTTAAGTACTATGAGATGGATCTGCTTAATATCAACACTTTCGGGCCATATTACATACAGGATGAACAGTATTTTACCGTTAAGAATCCTTATGGAAAAATTGATGTTACAACTACTCCTTCTGATGTTGATATATATCTTGATGGAAAATATACAGGCAAATCGCCAATGACCATTTCCAGCATAATGAAAGGTCAACATAATATATTACTTAAAAAAGATGGCTACAACGACATTAGTACCAGTGTAAATGTCGTAGCTGGTTCAATAAGTTCAGTCTCAAAGAAGCTTACACAGAAAACTGGAAGCGTCAGCATATCAACCAATCCAGAAGGCGCTTCTGTAAATATAGACGGAAAATATGCAGGAACCAGCCCAATGAAGGTGGATTCACTTAAACCGGGTTCTCATACAATCTCATTAAGCATGAATGAGTACAGGGATATCTCTGATTCATTTTACATTACAGCCGGAGCTTCAACTACTTATTCAAAGAAAATGGTCAGGGAAAATGGAAACATCGAAATCGATTCCACACCAACCGGTGCAAGCGTATATCTTGCAGGCACGTATAAAGGTGTGACACCTCTGTTGCTTAAAGGGATTTCTCCTGAAAAGTATAATGTTCGCCTGACAAAGGAAGGCTACAAAGATATAGACAGATCCGTTACAGTAAATGATGGAGAAACGACTTCTGTATCAATATCAATGGACAGTCTGAGTTTTACAGAAAAAGTCAGTGCAACTGTCAGTGGCTCATCTGCAGCAAGTTCGTCTGTTACTTCAAGTAACTCATTAGAAATTAGAATCCTGCTCCCCGGAACTATAATTGTGGGGTTTTTACTCCTTATCGTCATGAGTTCCCGTAGGAAAAAGACAAGAAATACAAAACAAAAAGAACAGAATCTGACACCAGATACTGCCAAAAGTCCAGTTATCCAGAATATACATTACGGTGACAGGATAGAAACACATATACAGGATTCTGTGGTCCAGCGCTCCAATATTGGCTCAAAAATCATCTCATGTCCTTTCTGTGAAAGTACAATGCCCGGAGATGGAAATTTCTGTATGGCTTGTGGCAAGAGAATCAGATATATCCCAAAGTGA
- a CDS encoding cysteine hydrolase, whose product MVKVNRDSTAFILVDAQNFVLHEKGTAARWEAWKFAREKGIIESTAKAMERFRAERIPIIYVNMELRPQISKELNANLPNIDFWKPIKELDFTKISREEGAFQGRVIDEFAPHYEDLIVAKHHTMDGFHNTDLDRILRSLNRDTLLFGGAITNLCVEGTVRGAFDRGYDSVVLSDCVASVSDGAQDFALDFIFPKFGRVCTSEELEIV is encoded by the coding sequence GTGGTAAAAGTCAACAGAGATAGCACTGCATTCATCTTAGTAGATGCACAGAACTTCGTTCTTCATGAGAAAGGAACTGCTGCCCGGTGGGAAGCCTGGAAATTCGCACGGGAAAAGGGGATTATTGAGAGTACGGCCAAAGCCATGGAAAGATTCAGGGCTGAAAGAATACCCATAATCTATGTGAATATGGAGCTGCGGCCCCAGATATCAAAGGAATTGAATGCGAACCTGCCTAACATCGATTTCTGGAAGCCGATCAAGGAACTGGATTTTACAAAAATAAGCCGCGAGGAAGGAGCATTCCAGGGGAGGGTTATCGATGAGTTTGCACCTCATTACGAAGATCTGATAGTCGCCAAACACCATACTATGGATGGTTTTCACAACACGGACCTCGACAGGATACTAAGGTCCTTGAACCGTGATACACTGCTATTTGGAGGTGCCATCACGAATCTCTGTGTCGAAGGCACGGTAAGGGGAGCTTTCGACAGGGGATATGATAGTGTTGTGCTGAGTGACTGTGTGGCTTCAGTAAGTGACGGGGCACAGGATTTTGCCCTGGATTTTATTTTCCCGAAATTCGGCAGGGTATGTACTTCTGAGGAGCTTGAGATTGTGTGA
- a CDS encoding ATP-binding protein — MTIKSEFINRENELGYIENEFSKKDFRFISVIGRRRLGKTRFLEQFLKGKSKYCYVLVPELNDEDTRMEIARVFYEKLDIAFLGLPSWDEIFEKLFIKSQKEQVIVLFDEFQRLSRINNSVFSYLQKHIDKSAADSKLFLVVSGSSIGMMHQIFEYASPLYGRRTGQIPFDAFRFDALSKWFPNLPVEMRVYVYTIYGGTPKYLEEVESANLQELIVKTLSRTSVLYNEPEVLLKTELKESNTYFNILKNIASGVSKSSEIATASGIKATSIDYYLNILINDLDLVKKEIPVCDKPSSRKAIYRINDNFFRFWFRFVYPSFSELEIGNYERVLGKIENELDTFTAPIFEDISKQFLLEMNRQDRLPFTFEKIGLQWGKFRGEPGKNNYEIDLAAINNSTKEILFCECKWQHQKIGPDIIADLMNKARYVQWYNGDRKEYFAVISRAGFTQKAKEFAEEKGVLLFDLGDVERVMG, encoded by the coding sequence GTGACAATAAAGTCTGAATTCATAAATCGTGAGAATGAACTTGGATATATTGAAAATGAATTCTCAAAGAAAGATTTCCGATTTATTTCTGTTATCGGACGACGAAGACTCGGAAAAACCCGTTTCCTTGAACAATTCCTCAAAGGAAAATCAAAATACTGTTATGTGCTGGTTCCCGAGCTTAATGATGAAGATACCAGAATGGAGATTGCCAGGGTATTCTATGAAAAACTTGACATAGCTTTTTTGGGATTGCCTTCCTGGGACGAGATATTCGAGAAGCTGTTTATAAAGTCTCAGAAAGAGCAAGTCATCGTCCTTTTTGATGAGTTCCAGAGATTATCACGAATCAATAACAGTGTATTCTCATATTTGCAGAAACATATAGACAAATCAGCTGCAGATTCCAAGCTATTCCTGGTGGTATCAGGCTCTTCCATCGGAATGATGCATCAGATATTCGAATATGCTTCTCCGCTATACGGCAGGAGGACCGGACAGATTCCTTTTGATGCTTTCAGGTTTGATGCACTGAGTAAATGGTTCCCGAATCTGCCTGTAGAAATGAGAGTGTACGTCTATACGATCTATGGCGGTACGCCAAAGTATCTGGAAGAAGTCGAGTCTGCCAATTTGCAGGAACTTATAGTTAAAACACTTTCAAGAACAAGTGTGTTATACAATGAACCTGAGGTTCTGCTCAAAACCGAACTTAAGGAAAGCAATACCTATTTCAACATATTGAAGAACATAGCCTCCGGCGTTTCTAAGTCCTCGGAAATTGCAACAGCTTCAGGTATAAAGGCAACTTCCATTGATTACTATCTTAATATTCTGATCAATGATCTCGATCTGGTCAAAAAAGAAATTCCGGTATGTGACAAACCTTCATCCCGAAAGGCAATCTACCGGATTAACGATAATTTCTTCAGGTTCTGGTTCAGGTTCGTGTATCCATCCTTTTCGGAACTTGAAATTGGAAATTATGAAAGAGTGCTTGGAAAAATAGAAAACGAACTGGATACCTTTACAGCCCCGATATTTGAAGACATAAGCAAACAGTTCCTGCTGGAAATGAATAGGCAGGATCGTCTTCCCTTTACCTTCGAGAAGATTGGACTCCAATGGGGCAAGTTCAGGGGCGAGCCCGGAAAGAACAACTACGAAATTGATCTGGCAGCCATCAACAACAGCACAAAGGAGATACTGTTCTGCGAATGCAAGTGGCAACACCAGAAAATTGGACCCGACATAATAGCAGACCTGATGAACAAGGCCAGATATGTCCAGTGGTACAACGGGGACAGGAAGGAATACTTTGCTGTTATTTCAAGGGCAGGATTCACTCAGAAAGCGAAGGAGTTTGCTGAGGAGAAGGGAGTATTGTTGTTTGATCTGGGGGATGTTGAGAGGGTTATGGGGTGA